A stretch of the Aegilops tauschii subsp. strangulata cultivar AL8/78 chromosome 4, Aet v6.0, whole genome shotgun sequence genome encodes the following:
- the LOC109771983 gene encoding uncharacterized protein gives MGTPTATVAALALLLLLCVSMSSLSGCLAAQYKVGGLDAWGIPPSTKPDVYVRWAKSVPVKLGDALFFLYPPSQDSAVQVTAKAFAACDVSDPLLKPSADDSSGSAESARTTSCAGLASSPTGSPFFVAPRLQSKGGELPTAGARVRAPLRPAPLRCRLRADGRRRRCRTATESRRPLLLLLATPMGYRQSAATSTRWPWARARSGAQRVEIFPLPVNFFCWQPPSDERNAS, from the coding sequence ATGGGCACGCCGACGGCGACTGTAGCGGCTctggcgctgctgctgctgctgtgcgTCTCCATGTCCTCCTTGTCCGGCTGCTTGGCGGCGCAGTACAAGGTGGGCGGGCTGGACGCGTGGGGGATCCCGCCGTCCACCAAGCCGGACGTGTACGTGCGGTGGGCCAAGTCCGTCCCCGTCAAGCTCGGCgacgccctcttcttcctctacCCGCCCAGCCAGGACAGCGCCGTCCAGGTCACCGCCAAGGCCTTCGCCGCCTGCGACGTCTCCGACCCGCTGCTCAAGCCCTCCGCGGACGACTCTAGCGGCTCTGCCGAATCCGCGAGGACGACGAGCTGCGCCGGCTTGGCCTCCTCGCCTACTGGCTCGCCTTTCTTCGTTGCCCCGCGGCTGCAGTCCAAGGGCGGCGAGCTGCCTACTGCCGGAGCGCGTGTTCGCGCTCCTCTCCGGCCCGCTCCCTTGCGCTGTCGCCTCCGGGCGGATGGCCGACGAAGGCGCTGCCGCACTGCGACGGAATCGCGGCGGCCGTTGCTGCTTCTGTTGGCGACTCCAATGGGTTACAGGCAGAGCGCGGCGACAAGCACAAGATGGCCGTGGGCGCGGGCGCGCTCTGGGGCGCAACGAGTGGAAATTTTTCCGCTCCCAGTCAATTTTTTTTGCTGGCAGCCCCCAAGTGACGAAAGAAATGCCTCCTAG